The genome window CCAGCTGTTCCTTCAGGATCTCTGAGCCCTTCTCTCGGATCTCTATGGAGGAACTCCTGAGGCGGGAGATGTCCTGCTCCCTTCCCCGGGTTTCCTGTTCCACAGGCATGGGCTTAGCCTGCCCGCCACCTTCTGCTCTGGGCCCCGGTTCTGGCTCCAGGTCTACCAATCTTCAGAAgacaagaaaataacatcctttaAATGTTCCAGAATGAGCGTAAATTCCGACATTTTGCCATCGTAACACTTACTCATTTAATACTTTGGTAACTTCTTTACTCAAAACCCAAGGGAATACATAGTTTGTTTCATTGCATCTCATTGTAACGATGCTTTATTTACGTTTGGCCTACAACTTAGTCCTATCTAAATATTCTACTGTTAATGTTGACAACAGCGGCAAACAAACATTTTCATCACTTCAACGCAAACCCACTTAAAGCTGCGCGAAATCTAGCATAACAAATGCGAGGACGAAGATAACTTTACATAACTTTCCCTTTGCTTTGGTAAGCTACATTTCACGGGATGTCCTATCCTACCGCCCTTACCCTTCGGTCGGATTGTCAGGCAGTTAGGCTACTTCCAACGCGGTGATGACATCCGTTTAAATATTCCTTTAAATTCCATGCATTGTTACAGTAACGAATCTTTAGTGTGATATTGTTTCACTAAATAAACTTGCCTCCCTCAAGGACAAATGTTGCAAATTATCAAAAAGGAATGCTCACTTAGATTCGCTACCGTATCACAACGTATCCGATCTCGCCAACAAGACAGATAAAGTTGTTTTTAGCCTTGAATAGCTAGAGTAGTCTATGTTTGTTTGAAATGCGCTGCGATCTACGATTCCTTTTCGTTCCAATAATGAAAAGACAAATTGTGTCGTCAATATGCCACGGGTCACATGATAGCACATCGCCACCGATGCAAAAAGGGAATGGCACCCAATAGTTCGCACAATAGCTCGCGCACTCTCTGTGCAATCCACATTCCGGATGCCAGGCTAACTGTTCCGTTGTATCATACGTGTCTTGACTATCTGTATAGTTGACAATTTACCAAATCTACCGAAAAAATACTTTAAACTTTATAGCCTAGGGGATAACCAATATGGACCGTAATGAACACAAGCGAAGTTCAAATTCATCTCACCTTCCTACagcacacctctccctctcagcctctctggtTGACCTATATTTAGGTCCTCGTTGCACCACTGCACCTGGTTTACCAAAGAAAGTAGAAGAGGAGTACACTGCAATCCCAGACTGTCCGATTAGGACCTCATATCCTGGGCCAGTTGATACTGGAGGCGGGTGAGAAGAGGAAAGCTGGACACGGTGAAGTCCCTCAAAAGCATCCATTTGACAAATTCAGTTTAAGCATTTAGTTTGGTTCTTCCATCTGCTGACGTCGAAAATCTTCACATTTTAGCCGTTTGCTTAAATTCAGCCTTTTCCCAACATACCAAACtgcaaacacaaaacaattaTTCAGCTATTGAATAGTGTCAAACTAGATATTATGGCAGCCGCAATGGTCTATTCATCCAATGCAACGGTTTCCCAGTCACAGAGAAAATCATCCAACCATTCGCAGTATTTTAAATCAATGCTAAACCACAAAACTTGTGACAGGTGCCTGGTGacaaaaaaactacaaacatgCCTTTCACGTGGCCCATATGGTGGATTTCTAATCCTAAACTTGTGTAGCCTAGACCCTATGTGTTGAGAAAAGGTTATTGACAAGGTTACAGCTACTGACGTATTTATTGCTAATGAATTGAATAAGTAAGTAATAAAACTTACCCTGGATGGTCCCAACTTCATAGCCGTATCTTTAAGATACCAGCCTGAAAAGTGGCCGTAAATTAGCGAAATGTTGTCTAATCGAGTGGTGTCCGAATTTCGCCCTTCTTTCCGTTTTGCTTTGTTGGTCAATGGTCATTCAAAAAGGTGGTTAATCACTGACACCTTCACTCCAACTTTTCAACCGTAGTTTAACATTTATTCCACCAGGTGGCTATACTGAGGCCAGACCTCAAAAAGGTTTTTATTGATGTGCTCAGACATGCATAGTGGACCTGCCCCTTTCGCCTAGTTATTTTGAGTCAATATGGTTTACTTTTGAAGCATATGGCTGGTTCAATGTCTAACATTCAGTGTTTTATTGATAGGAGTGAAAGTAAGAGTATGttaagtgtgtgagagatagacaagatgaaaaagaaagaacagaGACAATGGGATGTAGGGACTGGCATAGGATAGACTTAATCTAACTCTGAAATACGATGTTACCTGTTAGAAATCGTATCGCCAtctgttttttttatgtggGTATTATGTTGTGCAGATTTGTTCAGATTAGCTGAGACCCGGCCTTACAATGCAGCTTTGTTGCAGAAACAGATTAGCACATCAAGTGACCAGAGGTGTAGGattctccttctattttccttccCTACTTTTCCTTCTCCATTCTCTCCCGAGCCTTCTACCACACAACTCAGAAGGCAATGTGAGTATAACAATGAACCACCCGCTTGTTATTTGGAATTGAATGGGCTGTCATTGATGTATATGTACTCAGTCTGGGATATGTTGGTTCGGTGAATTGAGAGTTAAGAAATTGAGGGTTATTTATAGTACAAATGAATTTGAGTAGGAAAttgctctccacctctctaaccctctcttaCCGTAACTCTTTCAGCGCTAGTCATACCTGCCTCTTTGCTCTTAGCTATCTATGTATCATTCAGTCAGCGGGTGGATATCAAAAATAACAAACTGTCCTGTTAATTCATGTTAGTCTTTTAGACATGTGACCAAATTAGCCCTATGGTCTTGACCTCCGGATCAGAGGGGTTTCTTCATGTGGGCCGAGGCCAGCCCATCTGGCCAGTGAGGAGCAGCGATGACAGTGACCTACTCACGCACGGTTGCTGACGCTCGTCTTGGAACCTTCTCTGCTCTGCTTCTGCGGTGGAAGGGCAGCATCTACAAGCTGCTGTACAAGGAGCTGATTATCTTCATCGTCCTGTACTCCTTCTTCAGTGTCCTTTACAGGTGCAGTGACTTCTAGGACTGATTGAATCTGTAGGGGCGAAGGGTAGCAGTTGATATGGTGGCTTAATGAGTTGTTTTGATGTGTATGAACTCACTGTTTCTCTCAGGTTTGTGTTGACCGATGAGCAGAGGAGGCTGTTTGAGAAGTTGTCTATGTACTGTGATCGCTATGCAGAGCTTATCCCAGTCTCCTTCGTACTGGGTGAGATGTCCGTTTCCTTTTCCGTGGTCACCATGTTGTCACTTTCTGCAGGATAAAGTCAATAATTTCCCCAAAATTCTCAAAAACTGCATTCAATCATTGTTTAGTTAAGCAAACAATTACAGCTTCTTGCTACACATTTAACACTTGTGATCAGTTGAGGCCAAGAGACACTAAAGCAGTCAAGCATGACAGGCTGTAAAATTATTTCTGTGTATCAATAGGGCAAGTGAAACCTATAGCccaacaaacacaatgtgtagtATTGTCCTTCTCCATGGATGAAGTTCATTTAGAAGATATCTGCAAATAATGGATTTGCTTTAACCTGTAAACTCACTTACAGTAGGGTCTGCATTCCTTTAAAGGAGACTGTCTTGTTCATCAGGGTTCTATGTGACGTTGGTAGTGTCTCGCTGGTGGGGCCAGTTTGAGAGTGTGCCCTGGCCTGACCGCCTGTCAGCTTTGGTGGGCGGCCATGTCTGTGGGACTGATGAGACCGCAAGGCTAACGCGCCGCACGCTCATGCGCTATGCTAACCTCTCCGGTGTGCTCATCTATCGCTCAGTCAGCACGGCTGTCTACAAGAGGTTTCCCACCATGGAGCACCTGGTGCAGGCAGGTAGGCTCCGTCGCCACACCCTGCGCTCGCTACACCACACAGAAAGACATACTTGTTAAAACACAGAATGTTTCACGCGCGGCTGAGCCCTGACTCTTTGTGCTTGGAGTTACTTAGTGATGCAATAGCCGAGATTAACAGCTGAGCTCTCAGTGGCTGTTGTTACAGCTCGACCGGAATaaacactttacatttacatttagtcatttagcagacgctgttatccagagcgacttacagtaagtacagggacattccccccgaggcaagtagggtgaagtgccttgcccaaggacacaacgtcatttttcacagctgagaatcgaaccggcaaccttctgattactagcccgattccctaaccgctcagccacctgactccctttaatgtgtgtgtgtctttcctctctctcaggcctGATGACAGTAGAGGAGCTGAGGCAACTGGAGGATTTGCCGTCTCCTCATAATAAGTTCTGGGTTCCCTGCATGTGGTTTGTCAACCTGGCTCTGAGGGCTCGCACCGAGGGCCGCATCAACAATGACGTGGCGCTCTCTTCCATCTTCGCCGTAATATTGACACGTGCTGGGATTGGGGTGGGATCGAACCGATAAGAGGACGACCCTCGAGTGTAATTACTAATTGGTTgcatgtctcctctcctcaggagcTGAACAGTTTGCGGACCCGTTGTATGAAGTTGTACGGTTATGACTGGATCAGTCTCCCCCTCGTCTACACTCAGGTTCTCATTCAGTCTAGTTTTGTTAATTGTGGGAGAtaaatatgggagtcaggtggctgagcggttagggaatcgggctagtaatcagaaggttgctggttcgattccccagccgtgcaaaatgattgtgtgtccttgggcaaggcacttcaccctacttgcctctgggggaatgtccctgtacttactgtaagtcgctctggataagagcgtctgctaaatgactaaatgtaaattgtagCGTAGGTAGTTAAACCAAGACAGTACAAGTACATTTTCTTACCCTAGAAGAATTTGATGTTGAGTGCTGAGTCGTCTCTTTCCTTTAGGTGGTGACTGTGGCCGTCTATAGTTTCTTCTTGGCTTGTCTGATTGGCCGTCAGTTCCTGGACCCAAGTCAAGGTTACCCTGGTCACGACCTGGACTTCTACTTCCCTGTTTTCACCCTCCTGCAGTTCTTTTTCTATGTTGGCTGGCTTAAGGTGAGAGGAGGCGGGACTATGTATGCCATGTACAGTACGTGGTACATTGTGAGTGTAACTATGTAATAGTATACATGATAGGTCTACAATATTACAAGATATAATTCACAATGCAAGTTTTGTGCTTGATACCCGGGCATTTTCAGGTGGCGGAACAACTAATAAATCCATTTGGCGAAGATGATGATGACTTTGAAACTAACTGGCTAGTTGATCGCAACTTACAGGTTTGAGCCTCGAGATTCTTAATTTTATATGACGATACGCATAACTGGTCCACGTATTGATTTCAGATCTACTGGTTAGACTATTCCACCAGGACTGAGACGTGCTCTTGCTCCTACCGCCCGCTCTCCCAGGTgtctctgctgtctgtggaTGAGATGTATGACAGCGTCCCCCACATAGAGAGGGATAAGTACTGGAACGAGTCTGAGCCCCAGCCGCCTTACACTGCAGCCAGCGCTGAACACCGCAAGCCCTCCTTCATGGGCTCTGCGCTGGACATCAGGTGAGAGGGCCTCATTCATACATTCGGCGAACTGTTGCTCTTCCAATGGCACTCATTTCAGACTCTGCTAACACAATGTCATATTCCAGTTTGCCTAAAGAAGATATGGAGTTTCAGTCCAACCTTGAGCAAATCAAGGAACATGAAGAGGCCAACTACTCCACTCCACTGTTGGGAGGCCTGGGGCGGCTTCTGGGTGTACAGTCCCCAAACTTCCCTCGcgcctccacttcctccagaGTCTCTCTTCTACGTCGCCGCCCTCGTGCACCACTAAGCCGTTTCCCCCTTTACCTGCACCAGGAGGTCCCTTCCAGCCTCGGCCAGGCCCACCAGCCCTCGGGCCAGGAGAGGGATCCTGACTACGCCTTCTCCTCCATGCCTCTGTACGAGCGTCCTGGTTTCTACAGCTGCCCACAAACACCCATACACTGCGTGCCCCCCGCGGTGCCCCGGCCCCGCCCGGCGCGCCGCCCCCAGGGCGACTGGAACCGCAGCTGCAGCTCTCTGGCTCCGCCCGCCGTGGGCTCTCAGCTTCTGCCTCCAGACACACCCGGTCATCATCTCCCACCGTCCTCTGCCTTCCCCTGGCTGACTGAGGATGGGGAGGTTCCCAGTGTCCCTGCCTTCTCCTTCCCTGACCCTGCTCCGGAGCTCTGCCCCATCTCAAAACTCCGACCGGCCCAGGGGCTGCTGTCTCGACGACCCTTGCCCCCGTGCCTCAAGCTTGACACTCCACCATGGACTGAAGGTTCGACAGGGCCTCAAGCAGGGCCCCTCAGTGCACGGGGCGGAGGGGAAAGAGTCTTCTcattcacccctccctcacgcaCTCCAGCGTCAAATACcaccaacagcaacaacagcatCAACACCATAAACACCAACAGTACTACGGCAAACCTCTGCAATGGTTCGAACCAAAACTTTTGTAACCCTGCCAATGTTACCAACAGCACTCGAGCAAGTAACAATGGCACCAATGGAAGTCTAAGCAGTAATGTGAATACTATCTGTACATCCGGATCACCTCAGCAAGCAGACAATCAGCAACATTTGCCTAATGATTCAGGAATTTCATTCACTGAGGCAGACATGCTCAAAGCACTGGTGAAGGATAGTGGTATGAACAAGGTTCCCGGAGGCAAGGACCAGGACTGAAAAAGTCAAGTAACTCTTCTTGGCAGATTGATACTAGCAATTCTTCCATTTTTACCAGCTGTAAGTCTCTCATGGAAAACACACCTGATATTGATCATCACTGATTAGACAGGAACACGTGTCCTGTGATCACTACAGAAAACTGTTTTATAAAGTTGGTTGATGAAAACACTTCCACTAGAATTAGTTAAGTGTGTACAATATGTCGTTAAGTCCAATACGACCGAAagctatatattttttaagacctttttacGATATGACGACTTTGCAAGAACAATCAGTAAGTGGAGTTGGTAGGAAAAGCAGCATGGTGAAAAGAAAATCacaaacatttcatgtcatcatCTGTAATGAGTTTCACATACACCTATAATGTTTCTGTATAAAGCTCATTGGTCAAATTAGGGGTACTTTGTTCTTAAATAAATATTCTTCAAAAGCAATCCTTAAAAGAAGATTTTCATATTTGCATTACTTTCGACATGTCTTCAACTTAAGCAGACAAATTAAAGACAGCTAAGTGATCTATCCCTTATAACAATTAATTTTTTATAACTTATAGTCCAAACATATACACAATGCAATTCAACTTTGTCCCACTGTGTTTTGGGGAGCTGAAACTGAGAACTGTCCCTTCTAATACATAGTGTGACTCCTGCAATAATCTGGCATGGCCGACTAAAGTTTTACATAGATCATGACTACAGTTTAGACTTGAAGACAAAATGGAGGTAAAACTGATGTAAAAAGCAACATAAGTCATGTAGGAAATGAACAGCTTTACAAAGCCGACATTAATACGTTACATCAGTCTATGACGAAACAGAAATTATAAAAGGTGTGCCTGATGAATTACAAATAATGTTCTATCGTTTACAAGTAGCTTAATAGTTATTCATGAATAACAGTGTGTAAGCTTCATTGCCTGCCAGTTTACTTGCTTACTAGCAGCATGTTAAGTGGTTTCCGCTTTCTGGTATGTAATCCCTTTTGGGCTCGTATAACTGTAGGGGCCCGTTCTATTATAGTAACAAAAGTCAAACTTGCAGATACATTTCCAAGCTAGGAAAAGCTGAGTATATAGGTTATACATATTTGCGTTCTTGGTGCTATTTGAGTTCATAGTGCTATGGCTTTTTAGTCAAATTGGTCTTGCTGAATATATCACATGCACAGGTGACCAGGTGGACAAACAGAATCTAAGTAATATGATTGCTTTAAGTGCTTTCATttccaagtgtgtgtttgtcaaacAGATACTCTGCCATGCCATTCTGAGGCGCTCCCATTCGACGTAGGTTGGAGACCCAATCACCAAGCTCCTTGATGGACTTGACCTGTTCGTCCAAATAGTGTGTCTCAATGAAGTCGCACATCTGTGGAATTAGGAAATGTTCCATTACATGTATTACGCCGATTAGGTACTCTCCTAATCTGACAGACCAGTTCAACACAGTGTAAGAATGTGAGGGTATTTATTGTGGTCTCACGTGAGGGTCGCCGTGTTCAGATGCCACTTTGTGCAGGTCCAATAGGGATTGGTTCACACTTTTCTCCAGTTGTAATGCACACTCCAGAGCCTCCAAACCACTCCCCCATTCATCCCTATCAGGCTTCTGCAACAGATTACATGTCATACACATATTATAcacatatttattttcattttatatCCATTAAAATGATAAATGGCACTGAAAACACGCACTTTCCAAACCCAagtgaaaaaaaacattgactgGCATTAGCACGAGTGATGTCTGTTTGACGTTCATGAAAGATAAGAATGGGTGGGGTCTCCATGTTGCCTAGCTACATCACTCTTATCAAAAGGAGACCAGATGACTTGATAATGCACAATACTATTCGAATCTGACCAACCTTgaatttttttacattgaaaataaattcatatttcaattttaaagagatGAAtttaaaaccaacaaattcgatGGTGTTTAAACTTCAGTATATTAGGTattcaattcaaaacattatgtcactgatttgcttccatccACCTGGCCCCTACATTGCCTACTACAGGATGAGGTGGCAGAAAAAGTCAAAtcttgtgtgtcttgtgtttggTAATGGGATCTCTGTCCTTAGTGTCCTACCCTGATGTCCTGCAGGAAGATCCGGCCTCCTCGCTGGTTCTGCACACTCATCAGCTTCTCCGCATGCTCACGTTCCTCCTTAGACTGAGTGCTGAAGAACTTGGCAAAATTTGGCAAGGATTTGTCATCCCTGTCAAAATAATATGACTGGGACCAAAAATTATAGAGTAATTAGTGTGGAAAAACACGTCACATAGTATATTGTAGACGTAGCACAGGTCATTGAGACATTCTTAATGATAAAAGTGGAATCTGGCCCCGTTTCAGCACTGCGAGCTAGGCCCATAACCTTCAGAGCAAGATCCAGTGACTTCTTACCATGGAAAGGTAGACGTAGGAAGCATATAACTCGAGGTTTATCTGCCTGTTTATAGCAGCCTCACAGTCCTGGTGGAAGTTCTGTCGAACTTGGGAACTCATTTTCTTCTGtttaaagcaaaacaaaaacgCATTACCTTGTAGTGCTAGGTGACATCTGAAACTGTCGGACCATCACAAATACTGAACGTAGCTAGCGAGCACTAGGTATTCAAGGTAacgagctagcactagctaaccGTTACAGCTTTTTCTTGACAGAA of Osmerus mordax isolate fOsmMor3 chromosome 4, fOsmMor3.pri, whole genome shotgun sequence contains these proteins:
- the best1 gene encoding bestrophin-4 isoform X1, whose translation is MTVTYSRTVADARLGTFSALLLRWKGSIYKLLYKELIIFIVLYSFFSVLYRFVLTDEQRRLFEKLSMYCDRYAELIPVSFVLGFYVTLVVSRWWGQFESVPWPDRLSALVGGHVCGTDETARLTRRTLMRYANLSGVLIYRSVSTAVYKRFPTMEHLVQAGLMTVEELRQLEDLPSPHNKFWVPCMWFVNLALRARTEGRINNDVALSSIFAELNSLRTRCMKLYGYDWISLPLVYTQVVTVAVYSFFLACLIGRQFLDPSQGYPGHDLDFYFPVFTLLQFFFYVGWLKVAEQLINPFGEDDDDFETNWLVDRNLQVSLLSVDEMYDSVPHIERDKYWNESEPQPPYTAASAEHRKPSFMGSALDISLPKEDMEFQSNLEQIKEHEEANYSTPLLGGLGRLLGVQSPNFPRASTSSRVSLLRRRPRAPLSRFPLYLHQEVPSSLGQAHQPSGQERDPDYAFSSMPLYERPGFYSCPQTPIHCVPPAVPRPRPARRPQGDWNRSCSSLAPPAVGSQLLPPDTPGHHLPPSSAFPWLTEDGEVPSVPAFSFPDPAPELCPISKLRPAQGLLSRRPLPPCLKLDTPPWTEGSTGPQAGPLSARGGGERVFSFTPPSRTPASNTTNSNNSINTINTNSTTANLCNGSNQNFCNPANVTNSTRASNNGTNGSLSSNVNTICTSGSPQQADNQQHLPNDSGISFTEADMLKALVKDSGMNKVPGGKDQD
- the best1 gene encoding bestrophin-1 isoform X2; amino-acid sequence: MRYANLSGVLIYRSVSTAVYKRFPTMEHLVQAGLMTVEELRQLEDLPSPHNKFWVPCMWFVNLALRARTEGRINNDVALSSIFAELNSLRTRCMKLYGYDWISLPLVYTQVVTVAVYSFFLACLIGRQFLDPSQGYPGHDLDFYFPVFTLLQFFFYVGWLKVAEQLINPFGEDDDDFETNWLVDRNLQVSLLSVDEMYDSVPHIERDKYWNESEPQPPYTAASAEHRKPSFMGSALDISLPKEDMEFQSNLEQIKEHEEANYSTPLLGGLGRLLGVQSPNFPRASTSSRVSLLRRRPRAPLSRFPLYLHQEVPSSLGQAHQPSGQERDPDYAFSSMPLYERPGFYSCPQTPIHCVPPAVPRPRPARRPQGDWNRSCSSLAPPAVGSQLLPPDTPGHHLPPSSAFPWLTEDGEVPSVPAFSFPDPAPELCPISKLRPAQGLLSRRPLPPCLKLDTPPWTEGSTGPQAGPLSARGGGERVFSFTPPSRTPASNTTNSNNSINTINTNSTTANLCNGSNQNFCNPANVTNSTRASNNGTNGSLSSNVNTICTSGSPQQADNQQHLPNDSGISFTEADMLKALVKDSGMNKVPGGKDQD
- the fth1b gene encoding ferritin, heavy polypeptide 1b, with the translated sequence MSSQVRQNFHQDCEAAINRQINLELYASYVYLSMSYYFDRDDKSLPNFAKFFSTQSKEEREHAEKLMSVQNQRGGRIFLQDIRKPDRDEWGSGLEALECALQLEKSVNQSLLDLHKVASEHGDPHMCDFIETHYLDEQVKSIKELGDWVSNLRRMGAPQNGMAEYLFDKHTLGNEST